The Paenibacillus sp. FSL R7-0204 genome includes a region encoding these proteins:
- a CDS encoding CapA family protein produces MYPPRSGNRQGKRQHSRRRRRRVWAWVNVALLLMITAALAYSFMDDKDPQGSAAPQAALVTSPSPEAAATAAAPTETPTEAVPTEEAPGTEATATAEPAPEETPEASPVPAAATEASATPTPPLTDQATPTDAPQATTGSSSGLVAGLPENTSGGTVKLSFAGDIIFSGKAGALLEQKGYDYSYSALDGMFKKDDLTVVNLETPITTRGVGAKNKQFVFKGPPKALDALKAAGVDAVNLANNHTLDQGEEGLLDTLKHLGERGIPHVGAGRNSQEAYSAQYFERNGIKIALLGFTRVMPVIEWKAEAGKPGLASVYDSAEALKAIAAAKQKADVVVVVVHWGRERMEQYDKTQQALGHNFIDAGADLVMGGHPHVLQGIEPYKGKWIAYSTGNFIFTRGSIPATWETAVFQAECSKQGQCSLKLKPMDAELAQPVPMNDADGQLLLHRIQSISSGLIKVRNDGTVTQAVK; encoded by the coding sequence ATGTATCCGCCGAGATCAGGCAATAGACAAGGCAAGAGACAACATAGCAGGCGACGGCGCAGAAGGGTGTGGGCGTGGGTCAATGTGGCGTTGCTGCTGATGATTACCGCTGCGCTCGCTTATTCATTCATGGACGACAAGGACCCGCAGGGCTCTGCTGCTCCGCAAGCGGCGCTCGTTACCTCGCCTTCACCGGAAGCTGCTGCAACGGCGGCAGCCCCTACAGAAACCCCTACAGAAGCCGTCCCTACAGAGGAAGCGCCAGGGACAGAGGCTACAGCCACTGCTGAGCCTGCTCCGGAGGAGACACCGGAGGCTTCTCCAGTGCCTGCGGCGGCCACGGAAGCCTCGGCTACGCCTACACCGCCGCTAACGGATCAGGCAACCCCAACGGATGCGCCGCAGGCCACAACGGGAAGCAGCAGCGGGCTGGTCGCAGGCTTGCCGGAGAATACCTCCGGCGGCACGGTGAAGCTGAGCTTTGCCGGAGATATCATCTTCAGCGGAAAAGCAGGCGCACTGCTGGAGCAGAAGGGCTACGATTATTCCTACAGCGCCCTGGATGGAATGTTCAAAAAGGATGACCTGACGGTAGTCAATCTGGAAACTCCGATTACTACACGCGGGGTTGGGGCCAAGAACAAGCAGTTTGTGTTCAAGGGCCCGCCGAAAGCGCTGGATGCGCTCAAAGCCGCCGGTGTGGACGCTGTCAATCTGGCTAACAACCACACGCTGGATCAGGGGGAGGAAGGACTGCTGGACACCCTGAAGCATCTGGGCGAGCGCGGAATCCCTCATGTGGGGGCAGGGCGGAACAGCCAGGAGGCATATTCGGCGCAGTATTTCGAACGTAATGGAATTAAGATTGCCTTGCTGGGCTTCACACGGGTGATGCCGGTGATTGAATGGAAGGCGGAAGCGGGCAAGCCCGGCCTTGCCTCGGTGTATGACAGTGCGGAAGCGCTCAAGGCGATTGCCGCAGCCAAGCAAAAGGCCGATGTTGTCGTTGTCGTCGTCCATTGGGGACGGGAGCGGATGGAGCAGTATGACAAGACCCAGCAGGCGCTCGGACATAACTTCATTGATGCCGGAGCGGATCTTGTGATGGGGGGTCATCCGCACGTGCTGCAGGGAATTGAGCCATATAAAGGAAAATGGATCGCTTACAGCACAGGCAACTTTATTTTCACTCGCGGCTCCATCCCGGCTACTTGGGAGACGGCGGTATTCCAGGCGGAATGCAGCAAGCAGGGGCAATGCTCTCTTAAGCTGAAGCCGATGGATGCCGAGCTGGCGCAGCCGGTGCCGATGAATGATGCTGACGGGCAGCTGCTGCTGCACAGAATACAGTCTATTTCTTCCGGCCTGATCAAGGTCCGCAATGACGGTACCGTAACCCAAGCGGTGAAATAA
- the hemG gene encoding protoporphyrinogen oxidase encodes MTASPRKVVIIGGGLSGLSAAFYIRKFYREAAVQPEITLIEKDKVLGGKIETLHRDGFVIEKGPDSFLARKTAMSDLARELELDHELVSTNPNAKKTYILQRGKLHPMPAGLVLGIPTELKPFLKSGLVSFGGKMRAMMDFVLPPRRSAEDESLGDLIERRLGTEVLENMTEPLLAGIYAGDMRKISLQATFPQFGEVERQYGSLIRGMTTGRKPVETHTGTKKSAFLTFRQGLQSLVHALIHDLQDVRQITGTGAKSIRVLGGAGSSGAVRYEVELEGGELLEADDIYITVQNFAAAELLRPHVDVSALDAVNYVSVANVVLAFTRQDIVTEYDGSGFLVPRKEGRNITACTWTSTKWLHTSPDDKVLLRCYVGRSGDEQNVELPDDALAELVRKDLKEIMGITAAPLFTEITRLRSSMPQYPVGHPGRIAGLRSELAQKLPGVYAFGAGYDGIGMPDCIKQAKLTAESAATSLPKLPEPAGATV; translated from the coding sequence ATGACCGCATCACCCCGCAAGGTAGTTATTATCGGCGGAGGCCTTAGCGGGCTCAGCGCCGCATTCTATATCCGCAAGTTCTACCGTGAGGCGGCCGTACAGCCGGAGATTACCCTTATTGAGAAGGACAAGGTCCTTGGCGGCAAAATCGAAACACTGCACCGTGATGGCTTCGTGATTGAGAAGGGCCCGGATTCCTTCCTGGCCCGCAAGACGGCGATGAGCGATCTGGCCAGGGAACTCGAGCTGGACCATGAGCTGGTAAGCACGAATCCGAACGCCAAGAAGACCTACATCCTGCAGCGGGGCAAGCTTCATCCGATGCCTGCCGGTCTTGTACTGGGCATTCCGACCGAGCTGAAGCCCTTCCTCAAGAGCGGACTGGTCTCCTTCGGCGGCAAAATGCGGGCGATGATGGATTTCGTACTTCCGCCCCGCCGCAGTGCTGAGGATGAGTCGCTTGGCGATCTGATTGAGCGCCGTCTTGGTACAGAGGTGCTGGAGAATATGACGGAGCCGCTGCTGGCAGGAATCTATGCAGGGGATATGCGCAAGATCAGCCTTCAGGCGACCTTTCCGCAGTTCGGTGAGGTCGAGCGCCAGTACGGCAGCCTGATCCGTGGAATGACGACCGGCAGGAAGCCGGTGGAGACTCATACCGGGACGAAGAAAAGTGCCTTCCTCACCTTCCGTCAAGGATTGCAAAGTCTTGTGCATGCGCTCATCCATGATCTGCAGGATGTCCGGCAAATCACGGGGACAGGAGCGAAGTCCATCCGGGTGCTGGGAGGCGCCGGTTCTTCCGGCGCTGTCCGTTATGAGGTGGAGCTTGAGGGCGGTGAGCTGCTGGAAGCAGACGACATCTATATTACAGTGCAGAACTTTGCAGCCGCAGAGCTGCTGCGTCCCCATGTGGATGTCTCGGCGCTGGATGCAGTGAACTATGTATCAGTAGCTAATGTTGTTCTGGCGTTCACAAGGCAAGATATCGTTACCGAGTACGATGGATCGGGCTTCCTTGTTCCGCGTAAGGAAGGGCGGAACATCACCGCCTGTACCTGGACCTCTACCAAATGGCTGCATACGAGCCCTGACGATAAGGTACTGCTGCGTTGTTACGTGGGACGGTCGGGGGATGAACAGAATGTGGAGCTGCCGGATGACGCGCTGGCGGAGCTGGTGCGCAAGGACCTGAAGGAGATTATGGGGATCACCGCAGCGCCGCTGTTCACAGAGATCACCCGGCTGAGGTCGTCCATGCCGCAGTATCCGGTCGGCCATCCCGGCCGGATTGCCGGCCTGCGCAGCGAGCTGGCGCAGAAGCTGCCGGGGGTCTATGCCTTTGGCGCAGGCTATGACGGCATCGGGATGCCGGACTGCATCAAGCAGGCGAAGCTTACGGCTGAGAGTGCCGCAACCAGCCTCCCGAAGCTGCCGGAACCGGCGGGAGCTACAGTATAA
- a CDS encoding fumarylacetoacetate hydrolase family protein, producing the protein MSSAINNVYCVGRNYQLHAEELGNKVPAEPLIFLKPSHAAVALDKAIIHLPKDAGLIHYEGELVLRIARDYVPGMSVQELVDVMALGLDFTLRDVHNDLQRKGLPWTAAKGFKNAAPLTPYMALPEEEELEATDFTVRKNGIEVQRGNVKNMIFSLQKIVEFIAARYGLGKDDIIFTGTPAGVGPVVAGDSFELFWGARLMGTCLIG; encoded by the coding sequence ATGAGCAGTGCGATCAATAATGTATACTGTGTAGGACGCAACTATCAATTACATGCGGAGGAGCTGGGCAACAAGGTGCCTGCCGAGCCGCTGATCTTCCTGAAGCCGTCTCATGCTGCTGTGGCCCTGGATAAAGCGATCATCCATCTGCCCAAGGACGCCGGACTGATTCATTACGAGGGGGAGCTGGTGCTGCGCATTGCGCGTGATTACGTGCCGGGGATGAGTGTGCAGGAGCTGGTGGATGTCATGGCGCTGGGCCTCGACTTCACGCTCCGTGATGTGCATAATGATCTGCAGCGCAAGGGTCTGCCGTGGACAGCCGCGAAGGGCTTCAAGAACGCAGCTCCGCTGACCCCGTACATGGCATTGCCTGAGGAAGAGGAGCTGGAGGCCACCGACTTCACCGTCCGCAAGAACGGAATTGAGGTTCAGCGCGGGAACGTGAAGAACATGATTTTTTCCCTGCAAAAAATCGTTGAATTCATTGCCGCCCGTTACGGGCTGGGCAAAGACGACATTATCTTCACCGGAACTCCAGCCGGCGTAGGTCCCGTAGTAGCAGGAGATTCGTTCGAGCTGTTCTGGGGCGCGCGCCTCATGGGCACCTGCCTGATCGGTTAA
- a CDS encoding glycerophosphodiester phosphodiesterase, with the protein MNNMCVAHRGFSGKAPENTLSAVRMAIALPFVRWMEIDVQLTKDGVPVVIHDYSLDRTTNGHGKVKNMDYEHMRRLDAGSWKGRAFRGERVPSLEEVLALASGRLRLNIELKTVGEMYPGLAQAVIDLVNAKGMREEVVLTSFDAGVLRRIKELDARFHTGLIYDSRSGDPAGKLSELGCSFLSISFDRLSPVLAKSLIERGVQVMAWTLNKGKEMRRLSEIHSDIMICTNRPDIWGELFWKA; encoded by the coding sequence ATGAACAATATGTGTGTAGCCCACCGCGGTTTTTCCGGCAAAGCTCCTGAGAATACACTCTCCGCTGTGCGGATGGCGATTGCGCTGCCTTTTGTACGCTGGATGGAGATTGATGTGCAGCTGACGAAGGACGGGGTCCCCGTGGTCATCCATGATTATTCCCTGGACCGTACGACCAACGGACACGGCAAGGTGAAGAATATGGATTATGAACACATGCGGCGGCTGGATGCGGGAAGCTGGAAAGGGCGTGCTTTTCGCGGAGAGCGTGTGCCTTCTCTTGAAGAGGTGCTCGCTCTGGCGTCAGGCCGGCTGCGGCTGAATATTGAACTGAAGACGGTGGGTGAGATGTATCCGGGTCTTGCGCAGGCGGTCATTGATCTGGTGAATGCCAAGGGAATGCGCGAGGAAGTGGTGCTGACCTCGTTCGATGCCGGTGTATTGCGGCGGATCAAGGAGCTGGACGCGCGGTTCCATACAGGGCTGATCTATGACTCCAGATCCGGCGACCCTGCGGGTAAGCTTAGTGAGCTGGGCTGCTCCTTCTTATCCATCAGCTTCGACCGGCTTAGCCCGGTTCTGGCCAAATCCCTGATTGAACGCGGGGTGCAGGTGATGGCCTGGACCTTGAACAAGGGCAAGGAGATGCGCCGCCTGTCGGAGATTCATTCCGATATTATGATCTGTACGAACCGTCCGGATATTTGGGGCGAACTCTTTTGGAAGGCCTAA